Genomic DNA from Mycteria americana isolate JAX WOST 10 ecotype Jacksonville Zoo and Gardens chromosome 25, USCA_MyAme_1.0, whole genome shotgun sequence:
cccccctcctgccacccccctAAACGGGTCTGTCCCGGCAGagcccccccaaaatcaccacccttaccccccccccccccatggaacccccttctcccccctcatTCACAGGCCCTGCTCCcacacagccccccccaaactCACCCCCCCATGCAACCCCACGTccccccctcctgccacccccctAAATGGGGTCTGGCCCGGCAGagcccccccaaaatcaccacccttacccccccccccatggaacccccttctccccccccttcacagccctgctcccgcagagccccccccaaacccgctCTCTCCCTTGCAGCCCCCCCCTCTCTCCGGATGCGGGGTCCCCTCCTggcggccgccggccggggctcGTTGCCCGCGGGCGACGGCCCCCTGGCCCGCGCCATCCGCGCCAAGCTGGCCGCGGCCCTGCAGCCCACCCACCTGCAGGTCCTGGACGAAAGCCCCCGCCACGGCGGCCCCCCCGGTGCCGAGACCCATTTCGCGGTGGTGGTGGTGAGCGGACGCTTCGCCGGCCTGGCCCCGCTGCAGCGCCATCGCCTCGTCCACGCCGCCCTTCGCGCCGAGCTCGCCGGACCCCTGCACGCCCTCGCCGTCGTCGCCAGGACCCCCCAGCAGTGGGAAAGCgacccccgcctgcccccccggcccccttgTCTGGGGGGCTCCAAGCAGGAACGCCGCAGGGACGcggccggcggggacggggctTCACCCGGGAGCCAGTGACGCCACCGCCGTgtcccccgccaccgccccggtGACGCCGCTCCGGGGATGGATGGAGCCCaaatgttttttggggggggccaAAAATTTGGGGTAACACCCCCCCCCTGCTACCACCCCGGTGACACCGCTCTGGGGATGGATGGAGCCCaaatttttgggggggggcaaaAATTTGGGGTGACCCCCCCACTGTCCCTGCCCCACCACCCCAGTGACACCACTCTGGGGATGGATGAAGcccaaatttgggggggggggggccaaaaaatttggggtgaccccccccccccccgctgtccccgccACCACCCCGGTGACACCGATCCAGGGATGGATGAAGCccaaatttttttggggggggccaAAAATTTGGGGtgacccccccaccaccaccaccccggtGACACCACACTGGGGATGGATGGAGCCCAAATTTGTTGGGGGGGCAAAAAAATtggggtgacaccccccccccccgcatcacCCCCAGCCACCCCGTGGGTCCCACCCTGTCCCCGTCCTCGGCGCAgcctctccccccccacccgctgccaccttggggggggggggggattttgggggtgtccccgtcccccgccccccatttatttgcattttaaaatagattcGCCGCCCCGCACCCCAAAAAATAAACGCTCCCAAAAAATAAACGGCAGCTGGAGAATCCttccgcaccggggggggggggggttgggtcattttggggtgattttttgggttgtttttgtgcagttttccagtgcttttttttttttttaattttttggggcttttttttctttttgtttaattaatttaCAAACATCTAAAAACTACAGCACGGCACGACTGCGTACGGACAGAACTACGGGGGGGCTCCCCCCGGGACCAGCTACACCgaaggacgggggggggggggaggaggaggaggaggaggagatgaagcACACGCCGCTCGATCGCTTAGAGGGGGGCTGCTCGCGatgccgggggggtggggggggctacCCTAACTATTGGGGGGGCTGCCCGTGATTttggggggctgccgggggcctCCGAAGCGCTTTTGCATAGACCAACACTTCCCATCCCTTGCTGGGGACcgacccggggggggggcacggccacggggcacccccccccccgtaccccgattttttttggggggggggggtcccagcgcTGCAGCCGAGCGCTGCTTTGTGCTTTGCAAACCGCTGGTGGTTTTgtgttcgggggggggggggggggaagggggtgcagggaggaaaagggggtgcagggagcaccccccaccccagcacccgtAAGAAcgaaaaatcctttaaaaacgggttaaaaaaaggaaaaagtggcaGTT
This window encodes:
- the BOLA1 gene encoding bolA-like protein 1, which codes for MRGPLLAAAGRGSLPAGDGPLARAIRAKLAAALQPTHLQVLDESPRHGGPPGAETHFAVVVVSGRFAGLAPLQRHRLVHAALRAELAGPLHALAVVARTPQQWESDPRLPPRPPCLGGSKQERRRDAAGGDGASPGSQ